In the genome of Abyssalbus ytuae, the window TGGTATTTGGAGCTTTGAATCCGATTTTTGAAGCAGTAGATCCAAGCCGGGAAATTGTATTTTCTGAAACATCGGCAAGTCCTGTGGTAATTAAAGATGAAACTTTGGCAGATATTTCTGCAATAATCGAAGCACAATTAAATGCAAGCCCTACTTTTCCGGTTTTTATAGGTCAGTTTGGCCTTCCGCCTGAGGCTGCTCCTTTAGTGGCTAATTTGCTGGGAACACTTTACGGACAAACACGTCAGGCTACTGCAGACGACTTATTGGTGCTAACAAGCAGTTCTGTAATTGGAACTATAAATGAAGATTTTGCAGCTTATCTTCAGACACAAGGATTATCGGCAGAATTGGCTGCGCAGTTTTCGGCTCAGGGAATAACCTATGGTTTAGACGATCAATGGGTGTTAATTCCAGATGAACAAGAAGCAATGGATGCAGCAATTACAGCATTCAACCAGATTATAGAGAACGCTGCAACTACTTATGATGTGCCTTTGTTTGATGTTAATACCTTCTTTGAAAAAGTTGCGGCGGAAGGATATGTTTATAACTCTTTAGGAGCCACCTTAACAAGTGATTTTGTCACAGGGGGAGCTTTCTCTTTAGATGGCATTCATCCTTCCCCAAGAGGAAATGCTGTTATTGCAAATCAAATGATAGCCTTAATAAATGCAAAATACGGCTCAAACTTACCGGAGCTGAACCCTGTTGATTATACAGGTTTATATATAAATTAAGAAGTTGAACCATACTCTAAAAGCACCTGGACAATTATTTTCAGGTGCTTTTTTATTCCATATGTTTAGACAGAAAAAACTATTTGAAAAAAAATATGATAAAACAAAAAAAATTCAATTAAAAACTTATCTTTGCACCGCAAAAAAAGCTTGTACTTAAATAAGTTGAGTATATATTTTTTTTCTGCAATTATTAAGCAAAACATTAAACATTTAAGTAATGTCAAAAGTTACAGGTAAAGTTGCACAGATTATCGGTCCGGTGGTAGACGTTGAATTCGCGTCGGAGTCAGAACTTCCAAAAATTTATGATTCATTAGAAATTAACAGAGAAGATGGTTCAAAACTTGTTTTAGAGGTACAATCCCATATTGGAGAAGATACTGTTAGGACTGTCTCTATGGATTCTACTGATGGATTGAGTAGAGGAACTGAGGTTTTTGCAACAGGAAATCCAATTCAAATGCCTATCGGGGATGACATTTATGGTCGTCTTTTTAATGTTATTGGAAATGCTATTGATGGTTTGGGAGATTTACCTAAAGAAGGTAAAAACGGTCTTCCCATTCACAGAGAAGCACCAAAATTTGAAGACTTATCAACTTCAACAGAAGTCTTATTTACAGGTATTAAAGTAATTGACCTTATTGAACCTTACGCAAAAGGGGGTAAAATTGGGTTATTTGGTGGTGCCGGAGTAGGTAAAACAGTATTGATTCAGGAGTTGATTAACAATATAGCAAAAGGTCACGGTGGATTATCAGTATTTGCCGGTGTTGGTGAAAGAACACGTGAAGGTAATGACCTTTTAAGAGAAATGCTTGAATCCGGAATTATCAGATATGGTAAAGATTTTATGCATTCGATGGAAGAAGGAGGTTGGGACCTTTCAAAAGTTGATAAATCATCTTTAAAAGAGTCTAAGGCAACCTTTGTTTTCGGACAGATGAATGAACCTCCGGGAGCACGTGCCCGTGTTGCTTTATCAGGATTAACAATTGCAGAATATTTCCGTGACGGAGCGGGAGATGGCCAAGGAAAAGACGTTCTTTTCTTCGTTGACAATATCTTCCGTTTTACACAGGCAGGTTCTGAAGTTTCAGCTTTATTAGGGCGTATGCCATCAGCAGTAGGTTATCAGCCTACTCTGGCAACTGAAATGGGTGCTATGCAAGAGCGTATTACCTCAACTAAAAAAGGATCAATTACATCAGTTCAGGCGGTTTACGTACCTGCTGATGACTTGACTGACCCTGCGCCTGCAACTACTTTCGCCCACTTAGATGCAACTACCGTATTATCTCGTAAAATCGCTGAGCTGGGTATTTATCCTGCAGTTGATCCTCTGGACTCTACTTCCAGGATTTTAACTTCTGAGATTTTAGGAAAAGATCATTATGAATGTGCGCAAAAAGTAAAAGAGTTATTACAACGTTATAAAGAACTTCAGGATATCATCGCTATTTTAGGTATGGAAGAGCTTTCGGAAGAAGATAAGCTTGCAGTGTCACGTGCAAGGCGTGTACAGCGTTTCTTATCGCAGCCATTCCACGTAGCAGAACAGTTTACAGGTATTCCGGGAGTATTGGTAGATATTAAAGAAACTATCAAAGGATTTAATATGATTATGGATGGTGAATTAGATCACCTTCCTGAGGCAGCTTTTAACCTTAAAGGTACCATAGAAGATGCTATAGAAGCCGGAGAAAAAATGTTAGCTGAAGCTTAAATTGGTATTCAGTAAACAGTGATCAATTGGTAAAACCTTCTGAATCTACTGAATACTGAGTACTGAATACTTAAAATATTATGTATTTAGAAATAGTTACACCCGAAGCCACTTTATTTAACGGAGATGTTGAATCTGTAGCAGTGCCCGGAATTAACGGTGAATTTCAGATGTTAAATAATCACGCACCTATAGTTTCTTTGCTTGGTAAAGGAAATGTTAAGATTTATGGGGATATGAAAATAAATAAAGAGTTTTCTTCAAAATTTACTAAAGGAGATAAAAATGTAACTCTTTTGTCTATTAATAGTGGCACGGTTGAAATGAAAGATAACAAAGTGATAGTTTTAGCTGATTAAGTAAACTATTAACAATAAATATTTAGCCCGGTATGTTTCCAGAAACATACCGGGTTTTTTTCATTACTATTGTCAATTCTAATTTTTTGCTATACATAGAAAGTTTATTAAAGTTGCCTACATTTGAAGAATGAATAGTTTTCCACGCAAGCTTTCCCAAAAACTTTCTGAGAGAAAGGAAAACAGCTCTTTAAGGCAATTGCTGGGGGCGAATAATCTTGTCGATTTTTCATCAAATGATTATCTGGGATTTTCAAAATCCAGGGCAATATTTGATGAAGCAGCAACATATTTAAAAGATGAAGAATTGGAGTTTAATGGGTCCACAGGATCAAGGTTATTATCAGGGAATCATCCGGTTTATAATGAAGCAGAAGCTATTTTATGTAAATTTTATCAAAGTGAATCAGCCCTGATTTTTAATTCGGGATATGATGCTAACATAGGTTTTTTCTCATCAGTTCCGCAACGTGGAGATATAGTTTTGTATGATGAGCTTATACATGCATCTATCAGGGATGGTATAAGGATGAGTAATGCAAAAGCCTATAAGTATAAACATAATAACATTAATGATCTTATTTGTCAAATTGAGCGCAATAGAAATATAAACAGCATTGAAAATGAAATATATATCGTTTCCGAGTCGGTTTTTTCTATGGATGGAGATTCGCCCGATTTAAAGTCTTTGGTTGACATATCAGAAAAATTTAAATGTCATTTAATAATCGATGAAGCACATGCTGTAGGAGTTGTGGGGAAAGGAGCAGGCTTGTTGCAGGAATTGAATATTCACAATAAAGTTTTTGCCAGAATTGTAACTTTCGGAAAAGCATTAGGTTGCCACGGAGCCGCAATTTTAGGGGAAGAAGATTTAAGAAATTATCTTGTTAATTTTGCACGAAGTTTTATTTATACTACTGCTTTGCCTCCGC includes:
- the atpD gene encoding F0F1 ATP synthase subunit beta, with the protein product MSKVTGKVAQIIGPVVDVEFASESELPKIYDSLEINREDGSKLVLEVQSHIGEDTVRTVSMDSTDGLSRGTEVFATGNPIQMPIGDDIYGRLFNVIGNAIDGLGDLPKEGKNGLPIHREAPKFEDLSTSTEVLFTGIKVIDLIEPYAKGGKIGLFGGAGVGKTVLIQELINNIAKGHGGLSVFAGVGERTREGNDLLREMLESGIIRYGKDFMHSMEEGGWDLSKVDKSSLKESKATFVFGQMNEPPGARARVALSGLTIAEYFRDGAGDGQGKDVLFFVDNIFRFTQAGSEVSALLGRMPSAVGYQPTLATEMGAMQERITSTKKGSITSVQAVYVPADDLTDPAPATTFAHLDATTVLSRKIAELGIYPAVDPLDSTSRILTSEILGKDHYECAQKVKELLQRYKELQDIIAILGMEELSEEDKLAVSRARRVQRFLSQPFHVAEQFTGIPGVLVDIKETIKGFNMIMDGELDHLPEAAFNLKGTIEDAIEAGEKMLAEA
- a CDS encoding FoF1 ATP synthase subunit delta/epsilon is translated as MYLEIVTPEATLFNGDVESVAVPGINGEFQMLNNHAPIVSLLGKGNVKIYGDMKINKEFSSKFTKGDKNVTLLSINSGTVEMKDNKVIVLAD
- a CDS encoding aminotransferase class I/II-fold pyridoxal phosphate-dependent enzyme, producing MNSFPRKLSQKLSERKENSSLRQLLGANNLVDFSSNDYLGFSKSRAIFDEAATYLKDEELEFNGSTGSRLLSGNHPVYNEAEAILCKFYQSESALIFNSGYDANIGFFSSVPQRGDIVLYDELIHASIRDGIRMSNAKAYKYKHNNINDLICQIERNRNINSIENEIYIVSESVFSMDGDSPDLKSLVDISEKFKCHLIIDEAHAVGVVGKGAGLLQELNIHNKVFARIVTFGKALGCHGAAILGEEDLRNYLVNFARSFIYTTALPPHSVAAILTACNFLMNMDSPLKQLKENINFFKEELIKLNLGKDFIESSSAIQSYVVPGNTKVKRYASAIQKKGYDVKPVLSPTVPVGEERLRFCLHSYNTFQEISGVLKLLATFER